One Setaria italica strain Yugu1 chromosome II, Setaria_italica_v2.0, whole genome shotgun sequence DNA segment encodes these proteins:
- the LOC101761162 gene encoding S-norcoclaurine synthase 2, with product MEGSPCHEFHTDLPATDVWEVYGSLVLGQLVPQLLPQVLSEVELVEGDGSVGTVLLVTFPSAGASGPVSYKERFTMIDDEKYIKEVAVIKGGVLDLGFQKYVVRFEIEGKEDGTTIIRSTIEYKVDAEQTSNASIVSTEALAAIAEAITKYIKEQMSL from the exons ATGGAAGGGAGCCCCTGCCATGAGTTCCACACTGACCTCCCAGCCACGGACGTGTGGGAGGTCTATGGCAGCCTCGTTCTTGGGCAATTGGTCCCCCAATTGCTTCCTCAAGTGCTGTCAGAGGTTGAGCTTGTAGAGGGAGATGGCAGCGTAGGAACGGTCCTGCTTGTCACTTTCCCTTCAGCAG GAGCTTCCGGACCAGTAAGTTACAAGGAGAGGTTCACCATGATCGACGATGAAAAGTACATCAAGGAGGTAGCAGTGATTAAAGGAGGCGTTCTAGATCTTGGCTTTCAGAAATATGTAGTGCGATTTGAGattgaaggaaaagaagatgGAACGACCATTATAAGATCAACCATCGAGTATAAAGTTGATGCAGAGCAGACAAGCAATGCCTCAATTGTCAGCACTGAAGCTTTGGCTGCTATTGCTGAAGCCATCACCAAGTATATCAAAGAGCAAATGAGCCTCTAG